Within the Marasmius oreades isolate 03SP1 chromosome 10, whole genome shotgun sequence genome, the region TTAGGAAACGACCACTGCAGGAAACTTGCGGACCATGGCTTCGACACTGGATTCAGAACGATTCTGATAGAATTCCGACCACACGCCAGAACTACGGGCTTCGCGTTTCCCTTTGAGACGGATACTACGTTGATCTCGTTCCTTCGCCTCTGAGTGCTCAAAAGAAGAATTCCTGATGCTAGCACGTTCTCTAACACCTGCCGAGTGGTAACAACTGTAGAGAGAATAGAGAAGACCTGCCGAAGCGATTCCGATAACAGAGCAGATACCAAAGTAGGCCCAGAAGCCATGTAAGGAAGCAGAGTCCTGTGGTTTATGATTTGAGATAGGATATAGATTGTGAACTGGAGACATGGTGGTAGTAGCTTAGGAAATGGCGTTTTCAAAGACGATCAGTTCGTTGACATCAACGCTGACATCACCAGCCTGAGCTCAGTCCACGAGCACGACGTTCAATCCTCCAAATCAATCCCATTTATGTAAGCAGAATATGAGGCGTTATTCAAGCAACTCTTCATGTCGTAAAACATACTAAACTTCTTCCGGATCTTCCGTATTCGGTAGGCGTTCCAACCGTTCACAACGATCCTGGGACGACCACCATACCAGCTGTACAACTTGGAATTATAGAAATATCGGCTATTTTGGCGGAGCAGTTCCACTCATCACTTCATACAATCCATCCACCTGTCTCCTACTAAGTCTTTCACTCCAGAACCTCATGATCGGCTCCCACTCATCCTTAGACGACGGCATTCCGGAAGATTTTGACGATAACTTTCCCTCCTTGAAGAAACCGAAGGCCTTCTTTAACGCGGTAATATCTCCCGGTGCAAGACTGGGTTCTGCTGGAGGTGGTCTATACACAGCAAGCATGGGAGATGAGCAAGGTGAAGATAGTGTCGGATACGAAAGCAATGGTCCGGAGATGGACACGACCGATCCTATTCCCAGTTGTTGCCTCCAAAGTTTTATCGTAAACTCTAGAGCTACAGACCCTCCTTGGGCAAATCCGAATAAGTGAATCTTGCTGGTAGACCATCCACATTGCTCGGTGAGATGAGCGAAGACTTTTGAAAGTAAATCCAGCGCGGGTGTGGGATTTGGTCGATCTATGAGATCCCCGAGTTGATCGAATGAAAGATACCACTGATAAGCCTCTTCATAAAGGAAAGGTATCCTGGAAATCAACTTCTCTTATCAGGAAAGATCGTATACCATAGCATGGATAGCAACTCACTTTTCTGGAGCCCGCAAAGCGAGTATGGCGGTTTGAGGTAACTTGAGTTGTCTTCCCAGCTTTGAAAAAGGTATATGTGTGTCTCCTTGAGAAAGAAACGTTTTTAGTAATACTAGAATGTAATCCTAACTATTGATTTACCTAGGCCATGTAGGAGAATGAGGAGATTTTCATCGGTGCCGTCGTCACTTGGATAATACAAGAACGCCGTAGGAATCTGGTTTTCTTTTGGTGCAGACTTCACTCTCGGAACTGAGGTCGTTTCATGTAGATGCAGTTCAGATTCGGCCATCATTGGTTCCCTAAGACTCGGGCGAGTCGCCACGATGAGGGTAAGAGCGACAGTTCGGGTCTAGCGGTCCGATAGCGTTCAACTTTTCACCTCTCACTGTCATCACCACGTCTACCGCTATCTACCGCTATGCAGCCACGGCTTTGCAGAGCCGCCATCCTCTATTCCATACTATCTCTTGTGTCTCCAGCGCATGGAATATGGCCGTTTCCACCAAAGAGATTCACCGGGAATTCGTTAGTTGATGCAGGTTCATTGGGACTGAGTGGTGAACGAGTTATTGCATTTGGAGATTTCAATGGAGATCAGTAGTGCGTCTGGTTTCTACCTTCCATATAGTTTCAATGACTCACATAAGTATAGCCTAGACGTTCTCATGTTAGAAGATGACCGAAGGACATTATCAGTATTTCTCTGGAATCATGGTTCGTTATTTTCGGACCGATTTGCTTGCGGAAGATGTTGAGAAGAATTTCGTTTCAGAGAAATTCGAGTTCGACAAGTCGGGCTCATTCAAACATCCAAACGAGGTCTATAACGTTGTCCCAGCCGACTTCACACATTCTGGGCAGTTGGATTTGTTGGTGATGAGCCCCAGTCAGAGTAATAGTCCTCTCGATCTAACGCTATATCCTGCTTTACCGAGTGGTGGCTTTGGTGAGTGGTTTGAACGCTTAACCCTGGGTCGTGACTTGACACTACTTGCAGGTAACTTACTTTCTTTACCATCCTCCTCTCTATCTCAGCCTATACCTATCGACCTCAACGGCGACATGAAGATCGATTTGTTGGGCATGACTCCTGACTCTCAATCCTCGGATAAAGAATTTCAAGTCTGGGAAAACATTTGGAACTCGTCCGAAACTCGATCTCCTTTATTCAAAATGTGGGTTCTGCCTGCTTGATCCTTCTTGTCCGGCTTCTTATGAGTTTGTAGAACCGACGCACCTTTCCACGGGAAACAGTGTAAAATATCACATCCTCATAGTAACGCCGTGATAGACTTGAACGGTGACTGTCTAGCAGGTAATGTCCTAATGTTCGACCATGTGCGGTTCGATGGTAACCCTCCCTCGAGACGTATTCCTGGTATGTGACGACGGTCGAGGCGGCAAATTCTTTCAAATATGGGTCAACAATAAAGAGGATGGATTTTCGCTGGCACAAGAACACCCGTTACCCACAGGTACCTTACAAGTATCTCTCGCAGACATGGGTATGTTCGGTTTCGTCTGTTTGCTGCAGCCGTCCTCAAGAATTACTCGTATTTAGATCGTGATGGTACAATCGACTTGGTGTTCCCAACATGTCGTAATGTGAACCCGTCAACTGGAATTGGAACCGACTGCTACATCAACATTGCCTATAACCAGCAGCTCCCATTGTGCTCGGCAGaagctcttcttcgaaaagGCACGAGTAGATGTCGCACTCCTGAGGATCTATGTATTCCAGATCCAGATTTCAAGTTTGACTTGACCGAGGGAGGCGACGTGCGTCTTGAATTCTTAACATCATTGTTTATTCTATTGACCTGTTGGCATCTCTTCGTAGACGTTCGTCAGGATCCCCCTTTCTTCAATCTTGACTAGTTCCCCGCCACCTGGACTTTTAGTTGAAGACACCACAACCTCTCCTTCGATACCGCTTGCTCTCAACCTCGGGGATGCAGATTTGGACGGTTTCCCTGATATCCTGTTGATTGCCGTAAATCAGCAAGGACAAGTCCCTAAGCTAATATATTCCGTACCTTGTGGTGACAAGGTTCTGGGTTGTTCTTCGGGTGGTAGTGGAAGGAGGGGATGGAAAACTGCCATCAAGGGCGTGCAATCGTTGGAGACCATAAAGGATGCAAGATCTGCGGTTTTCATGGATATGGATGAAGACGTAAGGAACTCTTTAATTAGAACTTATCTCTTTGCTCATCGAAGCACATAGGGAACGCGGGATATTATGGTACAGCGAACAGGGAAAAGCATGCAAGGGAACATTATGTTCGTTCAGAATAACTTCTACTATGATGCCTTTTTCCTCAAGGCGATTGGTACGTGTTACTCTTAGCGTAATTCTTCATACGTCTCACCATTTGCCTTCTCAGTCTTAAACGGAGCTTGCGGCAACGGAATGTGTTATTCGGAAGATGGCCAGTCTTACCACGTAAGTAGTTACAGCTGCGTTTGTTCGGATTATGATGTCCTAAGCTGACGAACCATCTATCGTTATGAAGCCATTCGGTGTCAGCTATTCCGGCGCATCGTATAAATACACCGTTCTCGACACATCTGGTCGGCGCTCTGCCGCTCAAATTGGACAACTCCCCCAAACGGGATACCAATCCTTACAATCACCCTATGCCTTCTTCGGTCTCGGTCGAACGAACAATTACATCGAGAATCTTTTTGTCGGGTCTACGATACACTCGGATCAACATTACATCAACATCGAGGGTGTCATACCCAACTCTAAGCTAGTTATTCGGCCCTCAGCGGATAAAGGGACAGCTTGGAAACGTGAATTGTTTTTGAGACCTGGAGATTGGATACCATGGGTCACTGTTACGATGATTATCGGTACGATTGTTTTGGCAGTGATCGTGTTTGTTTTACATCTAAACGAGAAGGTCTGTACGCTCTCCTGCGTTCTTAATGGCTTGTTACGCTAATACTTTTCCCGTTTTGTAGAGG harbors:
- a CDS encoding uncharacterized protein (antiSMASH:Cluster_10.1) is translated as MMAESELHLHETTSVPRVKSAPKENQIPTAFLYYPSDDGTDENLLILLHGLGDTHIPFSKLGRQLKLPQTAILALRAPEKIPFLYEEAYQWYLSFDQLGDLIDRPNPTPALDLLSKVFAHLTEQCGWSTSKIHLFGFAQGGSVALEFTIKLWRQQLGIGSVVSISGPLLSYPTLSSPCSSPMLAVYRPPPAEPSLAPGDITALKKAFGFFKEGKLSSKSSGMPSSKDEWEPIMRFWSERLSRRQVDGLYEVMSGTAPPK
- a CDS encoding uncharacterized protein (antiSMASH:Cluster_10.1), producing MQPRLCRAAILYSILSLVSPAHGIWPFPPKRFTGNSLVDAGSLGLSGERVIAFGDFNGDQYLDVLMLEDDRRTLSVFLWNHEKFEFDKSGSFKHPNEVYNVVPADFTHSGQLDLLVMSPSQSNSPLDLTLYPALPSGGFGNLLSLPSSSLSQPIPIDLNGDMKIDLLGMTPDSQSSDKEFQVWENIWNSSETRSPLFKITDAPFHGKQCKISHPHSNAVIDLNGDCLADVFLVCDDGRGGKFFQIWVNNKEDGFSLAQEHPLPTGTLQVSLADMDRDGTIDLVFPTCRNVNPSTGIGTDCYINIAYNQQLPLCSAEALLRKGTSRCRTPEDLCIPDPDFKFDLTEGGDTFVRIPLSSILTSSPPPGLLVEDTTTSPSIPLALNLGDADLDGFPDILLIAVNQQGQVPKLIYSVPCGDKVLGCSSGGSGRRGWKTAIKGVQSLETIKDARSAVFMDMDEDGTRDIMVQRTGKSMQGNIMFVQNNFYYDAFFLKAIVLNGACGNGMCYSEDGQSYHPFGVSYSGASYKYTVLDTSGRRSAAQIGQLPQTGYQSLQSPYAFFGLGRTNNYIENLFVGSTIHSDQHYINIEGVIPNSKLVIRPSADKGTAWKRELFLRPGDWIPWVTVTMIIGTIVLAVIVFVLHLNEKREDELERRRASHHINFDAL